A DNA window from Scomber japonicus isolate fScoJap1 chromosome 14, fScoJap1.pri, whole genome shotgun sequence contains the following coding sequences:
- the nanp gene encoding N-acylneuraminate-9-phosphatase: MDGNTVKAILFDLDNTLIETSRAGGHAIQKTSELLKTTLALDDDTILTICNKFKQKLQHESFDPAAGRSIDEVRVGHWEESLKETVGSRSSPSLAAQCYYMWKNTRLEVLNLSPEICSLLRELRGRYKLLLLTNGITETQREKVEAVGCEEFFDAIVVGGEHAEQKPFVSIFKLCFNMLGVEAKDCVMVGDSLDTDIQGGFNAQVRATVWISSAGGSLPDGSVKPDYTIPTVLELPHVLEQLK, encoded by the exons ATGGACGGTAACACTGTAAAGGCGATATTGTTCGACTTGGACAACACGCTCATTGAAACAAGTCGAGCAGGCGGACATGCGATACAGAAG ACCAGTGAACTCTTGAAGACCACGCTGGCTCTTGATGACGACACCATCCTCACCATTTGCAACAAGTTCAAGCAGAAGCTCCAGCATGAGAGCTTTGACCCGGCTGCAGGCAGATCCATCGATGAGGTGCGTGTGGGTCACTGGGAGGAGAGCCTCAAGGAAACTGTGGGCAGCCGTTCCTCACCTTCTCTGGCAGCTCAGTGCTACTACATGTGGAAAAACACTCGCCTGGAGGTTCTCAATCTGTCCCCAGAAATATGCAGCCTCCTGAGAGAACTCCGGGGTCGatacaagctgctgctgctgaccaaTGGAATAACTGAGACCCAGAGGGAGAAAGTGGAGGCGGTGGGCTGCGAGGAGTTCTTCGATGCCATCGTGGTGGGGGGAGAGCACGCGGAGCAGAAACCGTTCGTCTCCATCTTCAAATTGTGTTTCAACATGTTGGGGGTGGAGGCCAAGGACTGCGTTATGGTCGGAGACTCTCTGGACACGGATATTCAGGGAGGGTTCAACGCTCAGGTACGGGCCACAGTTTGGATCAGCAGTGCAGGAGGCTCTCTGCCAGATGGTTCAGTGAAACCAGACTACACTATCCCCACTGTGCTGGAGCTGCCACATGTTCTGGAACAGCTGAAATAA
- the polr1b gene encoding DNA-directed RNA polymerase I subunit RPA2: MDFSTKWTNLPKGPSLKNLTEGGFGVLKKDQHAAVQDLTKAHIESFDQAVTDGLSRVVQAIPPLEFTFQNERISLSYVDAAIYSPMAAKGSICKEMRVFPAECRGRRCSYKGKIVADISWSVNGVPKGIIKQSLGQVPIMVKTKLCNLHGMSPKELVEHHEEAEEMGGYFVVNGIEKVIRMLIMPRRNYPIAMSRPKWKSRGQGYTQYGISMRCVKDEHTAVNMNLHYLENGTVMLNFIYQKELFFLPLGFALKALVDFTDYQIYQELIKGREDNSFYKSCVSEMLRIVTEENCITRSNVLNYLGERFRVKMSLPDWYTNEQCANFLLDECLCIHLRSSIEKFYLLCLMTRKLFTYAKQECMEENPDSIMCQEVLTPGQLYLMFLKERLAAWLVSVKLAFDKKGSKLSVLTAENLMKMFNLGTDVTKPFEYMLATGNLISKTGLGMLQNTGLCVVADKLNFIRYLSHFRCVHRGAAFAKMRTTSVRKLLPESWGFLCPVHTPDGEPCGLMNHMTASCEIVAQTLSTVSLPALLCSLGVTPVDGTPGQAFSDCYPVVLDGAVVGWVETELASTVVDSLRRFKVLRDKKIPPWTEIVLVPKTGKASLYPGLFLFTTPCRMVRPVRNLAHGQQELIGTFEQLYINVGILENEIEPGVTTHQELFPHSMLSVVANFIPYSDHNQSPRNMYQCQMGKQTMGFPLHSFMDRSDNKLYRLQTPQSPLVRPYMYDHYNLDNYPSGTNAIVAVISYTGYDMEDAMIVNKSSWERGFAHGSIYKTELVDLADKVRGDDSVVFGAKPDDPKVLDKLDEDGLPRLGSTLKYGDPFYSYINLNTGQTFVTFYKSQEACVVDNIKICSNDTGSGRFKRVCITVRIPRNPTIGDKFASRHGQKGILSRLWPAEDMPFTESGMSPDILFNPHGFPSRMTIGMLIESMAGKSGALHGLSHDATPFTFSEEDAALEYFGKMLRAGGYNYYGTERLYSGLSGLELEADIFIGVVYYQRLRHMVSDKFQVRTTGARDKVTNQPVGGRNIQGGIRFGEMERDALLAHGSSFLLHDRLFNCSDRSVTQVCVDCGSLISPLLEKPPPYWSAMRHRKTVCTLCGKSDSIDSVSVPYVFRYFVAELAAMNIKVKLDVK; this comes from the exons ATGGACTTCTCAACTAAGTGGACTAATTTGCCGAAAGGTCCTAGTTTAAAGAATCTGACAGAGGGAGGATTTGGGGTCCTGAAGAAGGACCAACATGCTGCTGTTCAGGACTTAACTAAAGCTCACATCGAGTCTTTTGATCAGGCTGTCACTGATGGACTGAGCCGGGTCGTGCAG GCAATCCCACCTTTGGAATTCACGTTCCAAAATGAAAGGATTAGTCTGTCTTATGTCGACGCCGCGATCTACAGCCCCATGGCGGCTAAAGGGAGCATCTGTAAGGAGATGAGGGTGTTTCCAGCAGAGTGTCGGGGGAGAAGATGCTCCTACAAGGGCAAGATAGTG GCAGACATCAGCTGGTCGGTCAATGGCGTCCCCAAAGGCATCATTAAACAGTCCCTGGGTCAAGTGCCGATTATGGTGAAGACAAAGCTGTGTAACCTGCATGGCATGTCCCCCAAAGAGCTTGTGGAACACCATGAAGAAGCAGAG gaaatggGAGGTTATTTTGTCGTGAACGGCATCGAGAAGGTCATCCGTATGCTGATTATGCCGAGGAGGAACTATCCAATCGCCATGTCAAGGCCGAAGTGGAAGAGCAGGGGGCAGGGATACACACAGTATG GTATTTCAATGCGCTGCGTGAAGGATGAGCACACAGCCGTCAACATGAATCTGCATTATCTGGAAAATGGGACCGTGATGCTCAACTTCATCTACCAGAAAGagctcttcttcctcccactAGGCTTCGCACTTAAG GCTCTGGTGGACTTCACAGACTACCAGATCTACCAGGAGCTCATCAAAGGACGTGAAGACAATTCCTTCTACAAGAGCTGCGTCTCCGAGATGTTGCGCATCGTCACCGAGGAGAACTGCATCACCCGCAGCAACGTCCTCAATTACCTCGGAGAGCGTTTCCGGGTTAAGATGAGCCTTCCTGACTGGTACACAAACGAGCAGTGTGCCAACTTCCTGCTAGA tGAGTGCCTCTGCATCCACCTGAGATCCAGCATAGAGAAGTTCTACCTGTTGTGTCTGATGACCAGGAAGCTTTTCACGTATGCCAAGCAGGAGTGCATGGAGGAGAACCCTGACAGCATTATGTGTCAGGAGGTGCTCACTCCTGGTCAGCTCTACCTCATGTTTCTGAAG GAAAGATTGGCCGCCTGGTTGGTGTCTGTGAAGTTGGCCTTTGACAAGAAAGGCAGCAAACTGAGCGTATTGACTGCTGAGAACCTGATGAAGATGTTCAACTTGGGCACTGATGTGACCAAGCCCTTTGAATACATGCTGGCCACCGGGAACCTCATCTCCAAGACGG GTCTCGGCATGCTGCAGAACACGGGCCTGTGCGTGGTGGCCGACAAGCTCAACTTCATCCGCTACCTGTCGCATTTCCGCTGCGTGCACAGAGGAGCAGCCTTCGCCAAGATGAGGACTACTTCGGTTCGTAAGCTGCTGCCTGAGTCCTGGGGCTTCCTGTGTCCCGTCCACACTCCAGACGGAGAGCCTTGTGGACTCATGAACCACATGACTGCCAGCTGTGAGATTGTGGCGCAGACCTTGTCCACCGTATCACTACCTGCTCTACTCTGTTCCCTCG GTGTTACTCCAGTGGATGGAACTCCTGGCCAAGCCTTTTCAGACTGCTACCCCGTGGTCCTGGACGGGGCTGTCGTAGGCTGGGTGGAGACTGAATTAGCCTCCACTGTGGTTGACTCTCTGCGCAGGTTTAAG GTGCTGAGAGACAAGAAGATCCCTCCATGGACTGAGATTGTTCTGGTACCCAAAACGGGCAAAGCTAGCTTGTACCCCGGCCTGTTCCTCTTCACGACGCCCTGTCGGATGGTGCGGCCCGTACGAAATTTAGCTCACGGACAGCAGGAGTTGATTGGCACTTTTGAACAG CTTTACATCAATGTGGGCATCTTGGAGAATGAGATCGAGCCGGGTGTGACGACACACCAGGAGCTCTTCCCTCACAGTATGCTGAGCGTGGTGGCCAACTTCATTCCCTACTCAGACCACAATCAGAGTCCTAGGAACATGTACCAGTGTCAGATGG GTAAGCAGACCATGGGTTTCCCCCTGCACTCGTTCATGGATCGCTCAGATAACAAGCTGTACCGGCTCCAGACCCCACAGAGCCCACTGGTCAGGCCCTACATGTACGACCACTACAACCTGGACAACTACCCCAGCGGCACCAACGCCATCGTGGCTGTCATATCCTACACAGGCTACGATATGGAAGACGCAATG ATTGTGAACAAGTCATCGTGGGAGAGGGGCTTCGCTCATGGATCTATCTACAAGACGGAGCTGGTGGACCTGGCGGATAAAGTGAGGGGAGATGACAGTGTGGTGTTCGGGGCCAAGCCGGACGATCCCAAGGTGTTGGACAAACTGGATGAGGATGGGCTGCCTCGCCTTGGATCCACACTTAAATACGGAGATCCCTTCTACAGCTACATCAACCTCAACACCGGCCAGACCTTCGTCACCTTCTACAA GAGCCAAGAGGCGTGCGTCGTTGACAACATAAAGATCTGCAGTAACGACACTGGCTCAGGACGGTTCAAACGTGTCTGCATCACTGTACGAATTCCCCGTAACCCGACCATCGGTGACAAGTTCGCCAGCCGTCATGGCCAGAAAGGCATCCTGAGCCGCCTGTGGCCTGCAGAGGACATGCCCTTCACAGAGAGCGGCATGAGCCCAGACATCCTGTTCAACCCCCACGGCTTCCCCTCCCGTATGACCATCGGGATGCTGATCGAGAGCATGGCGGGAAAGTCGGGCGCCCTGCACGGCCTGAGCCACGACGCCACGCCCTTCACCTTCTCCGAGGAGGACGCGGCGCTCGAATACTTTGGTAAAATGCTCCGGGCCGGCGGCTACAACTACTACGGCACAGAGCGGCTCTACAGCGGGCTGAGCGGCCTGGAGCTAGAGGCGGACATCTTCATAGGCGTCGTCTACTACCAGAGGCTACGTCACATGGTCTCCGACAAGTTCCAGGTGAGGACGACGGGAGCGAGGGACAAGGTGACCAACCAGCcggtgggagggaggaacatCCAGGGAGGAATCCGTTTcggggagatggagagagacgcCCTGCTGGCCCACGgctcttccttcctgcttcacGACCGTCTCTTCAACTGCTCGGACCGCTCCGTGACTCAGGTGTGCGTCGACTGCGGCAGCCTGATCTCTCCTCTTTTAGAGAAGCCGCCGCCTTACTGGTCGGCCATGCGCCACCGCAAGACTGTCTGCACCCTGTGCGGCAAAAGTGACTCCATCGACTCCGTGTCTGTCCCTTACGTGTTCCGTTATTTTGTAGCCGAGCTCGCAGCCATGAACATCAAAGTCAAATTAGACGTTAAGTGA